In one Castor canadensis chromosome 15, mCasCan1.hap1v2, whole genome shotgun sequence genomic region, the following are encoded:
- the LOC141417411 gene encoding metallothionein-2 yields MDPNCSCASGDACTCAGSCKCKECKCTSCKKSCCSCCPVGCAKCAQGCVCKEASDKCSCCA; encoded by the exons ATGGACCCCAACTGCTCCTGCGCATCTG GTGACGCCTGCACCTGCGCTGGCTCCTGCAAGTGCAAGGAGTGCAAATGCACCTCCTGCAAGAAAA gctgctgctcctgctgcccCGTGGGCTGTGCCAAGTGTGCCCAGGGCTGTGTCTGCAAAGAGGCATCTGACAAGTGCAGCTGCTGTGCCTGA
- the LOC109700384 gene encoding metallothionein-2: MDPNCSCATDGPCACAGSCKCKECKCTSCKKSCCSCCPVGCAKCAQGCVCKEASDKCSCCA; the protein is encoded by the exons ATGGATCCCAACTGCTCCTGTGCTACCG ATGGACCCTGCGCCTGCGCCGGCTCCTGCAAATGCAAAGAGTGCAAGTGCACCTCCTGTAAGAAGA gctgctgctcctgctgcccTGTGGGCTGTGCCAAGTGTGCCCAGGGCTGTGTCTGCAAAGAGGCATCTGACAAGTGCAGCTGCTGTGCCTGA